The Flavobacterium sp. IMCC34852 genome contains the following window.
TGTTAGAAGCTTCTAAATTGCGTTCAATTTGGTGACCCGGACGCGTCCATTTTGGTTTTTCTCCCAAGGATTGAAACTGCGAATCTTCGGCTTCAACGGTTTTAGGTTGCATGATTTTGATGAAGGGTTTTTGCGGAAGCAAACCAAGAGTTTCAAACATTTTCATGTCTTCATTCACATCAGGGTTTGGTGTGGTCAATAATTTATCGCCTGCAAAAATCGAATTCGCACCGGCAAAGAAACACATAGCTTGACCTTCGCGAGACATTTCGGTTCTTCCGGCAGAAAGGCGTACTTGGGTTTCGGGCATTACGATACGGGTAGTGGCTACCATTCGAATCATTTCCCAAATTTCAACCGGTTTTTCGTTTTCCATCGGTGTGCCTTCAACGGCTACTAAGGCATTAATCGGCACGGATTCCGGTTGCGGATTTAAAGTAGACAATGCTACTAACATTCCGGCTCTGTCTTCGATGCTTTCGCCCATTCCGATAATACCGCCACTGCATACCGTAACATTGGTTTTGCGGACGTTTTCTATGGTTTGCAAACGGTCTTCAAAACCGCGGGTTGAAATCACTTCTTTATAATAATCTTCAGAGGTATCCAGGTTGTGGTTGTAAGCATATAAACCGGCTTCGGCTAATCGTTGTGCTTGATTTTCGGTTAACATTCCGAGAGTACAGCATACTTCCATATCCAGTTTGTTGATGGTTCTCACCATTTCCAATACTTGGTCAAACTCTTCACCGTCTTTAACATTGCGCCAAGCAGCACCCATACAAACTCTCGAAGAACCGTTAGATTTGGCTCTAAGCGCTTGTGCTTTAACTTGGCTCACGGTCATCAAATCGTTGCCTTGAATATCGGTATGATAGCGAGCAGCTTGCGGACAATAACCACAATCTTCGGGACAACCGCCGGTTTTGATAGAGAGTAAAGTGGAAACCTGAACTACATTAGGATCGTGATGTTCACGGTGTACAGAAGCAGCTTCGTAAAGCAAATCCATTAAGGGTTTGTTGTATATGGCGATGATTTCTTCTTTGGTCCAATTGTGTTTAGTAATGCTCATAGGTAACATTTTATGTTGCCCCAAAAGTAGTCAATTTGTAATTAAGTTACAATTTGAAAAACAATAAAAGACGCTGATTAATCCTGTGCAGCCGTTTTGCTTCTGAAAAGTTGCATGGCTACAAAAACGACAATTACGCCTGAAGCAATTCCTTCAAACAATAGACCAATAGCGTATTCGTTGGCTGTTGGGCTTCCGCCGAAAAGAAATTCTCCTGAAAGATTGCTGACATACTCATTTCCGCCTCGGGCATAAATATAAGTCAGCAAACCGATAACGCTGAGTAAAACACCCGTAATAGCGGTTGTGCCTGCCGAAAGCAAATTAGAAACATAACCGGTTTTGCCTTCTTTGAAGTTGGATTGTAGTGTTCTGCTTACGCCATAGTAAACAAAGGCAGCGTTGAGCATTCTGAGGTAAATGACTTTAGACAAACCGAAGAACTCCATAATTAAAAAATAAAGGGCAATTCCGGCAAAGATCAGGATTCCGTTGACTATTTCTTTAGGTAGTTTCATCTTGATAGGGTTTAAAGGGATAATTAAACAAGTCTATCAAAATTAAGAAATTATCTGTAAAAATTTAATTATTTAACAGAAAAGAAAGTTTAGATTCAGTAAAATCAAATAAATATTAAATTATTTATAGTCGGCTGATGTGTTCTTGTGCGGTCAGTTTGTCAAGAGCCAACTGGCTTTTCAGCGCGTCTAAAGAGTCAAATTTTTGTTCATCACGCATTCTTTTCAGTAGTGAAACAGTGATGGTTTGACCATAAAGGTCTTCGTTAAAATCGAATAAATTGATTTCAATGGTTTGGGTAGTGCCGTTCACCGTAGGCCGATTTCCGATATTCATCATGCCGTAAACTGTTTGTTGGTTGTGTTGGCATTTGGCTACATAAACTCCGTTTTTAGGGATGAGTTTATAGTCTTCTTCGATGGTAATGTTGGCTGTTGGGTAACCGATGGTTCTGCCCAGTTGTTGGCCTTTGGTTACGATTCCGGTCAATGAATAATCATAGCCCAAATACTCGTTGGCCAATTCAATTTGACCTTCGCTTAAAGCGGTTCTGATTTTGGTGGAACTCACGGAAACAGCATTGATTTCTTGTACTGAAATTTGTTCCACTTCAAAGCCGTAGGTTTGGCCAAATTCAATCAGGTCATTAATGTCGGCCGTTCGGTTTCTTCCGAAACGATGGTCATAACCTATAATGATTTTCTTTAGTTTAAAAGTATCGACTAAAACCTGTTTGACAAAATCTTCGGCAGTTAGTCTCGAAAACTCTTTATCAAAAGGATGTACTACCAAATGGTCAACGCCTAAGTTGGCTAATAAGGCTATTTTTTCATTTAAGGTGTTGAGTTGTTTCATCTCGGTTCCTTCTTGGAGAACCATTCTTGGATGCGGAAAAAAAGTCAGCACTAAACTTTCACACTCATTTATTTTTGCCGAAGTGATAATTTGGTCCAATATTTTTTGGTGGCCAAGGTGCACACCGTCAAATGTACCAATGGTAACGATAGTTTGGCCGTTGGGTTTGAAGGAATGAATAGAATGATGTGTTTTCAACCGTTGATTTTTTACAAAAGTAAATTTTATTTTAAAAGAAAAGAGGATTGAAAATGAATTCAATCCTCTTTTTTAGTTTTGCGGCTATTAATTATTCTTTAATAAAACGCAATGTTTTGCTTTGTGTACCGTTAGAAACAGTGATTAAATAAACACCGCTGCTGTAATTTGTAGTATCAATAGATAAATCGTCAGCAGTTGTTATATTTTTTTGGGTGATTGTTTGACCTAAATAATTGTAAACAGTAACGTTTTTAACCAATTCAACTCCGGTAGGTACCGCAATGTTTAATACACTTTTAGTTGGGTTAGGGTAAACATAAATATCGTTTAAGGTTTCGAAAGTTTCGTTGCTTAACACGTTAACTGTAAATACTTTGCTATCTGTACTGGTAAATGATGCACCGTTAGCCACTACAATTGTACCATCAGTTGATTTGATGTCATAATAACCACTACCATAGTTACAACAAATTCCGTCACCATAAGAATCGTTAATGGTAAAGGTATAACAATTGTTGTTAGCCAATGTCCAGTTTTGGGTAAAGATGGCAGGAAGTGCTGCTGTATCTGTATACGGACCGCCACTGTATAAAATAGTTCCGGCTTGATTTTTTAAGTTCCAAGTAGTTTCTGAACCATACAAATCTCTTTGTAATCTAAATACATAATTATTGATAGTGTAGTTCGTTGGTCCGGCAGGAACAGTATAAGCTGCTGAAACGCTGTTGTTTGAAGCTCTTTGGTCAGTTACACCATTAGCGGTTGTAATAGTACCATTAAATGTTCCGTTAGTTCCGTTAGTTACCGGCATGTCAAAAGTAGCAAATTTGTTTGGTGCTAAATTTCCTGTCCAAGGGTAAGTATAGTTAGTTCCGCCATTAATGTTATAAGAAATAACGGCTGAAGTTAAATTAGCTGTTCCTCGGTTGTAGATGGTAACTTTTATGGTTGGTGAACTACCGCCACCACAAGCGCCACCGGCTGAAGCACAAACGTTTTCCAATTTCAATTCAGCATCGTTAGTGAATAGAGGAATGGCTTGGTCTCTTGTTGATGTTTTTAACGTAAGTCTTCGGGTTGCGTTGTTCATTACGGTTGTAATTCTGGCTTTTTGGTCTACAGTAAAGATGTTCATACAAGCATCATCAGTGTAATCCATATAGTTTTCAATCATGTCATTACCCGGTTGTGTGGTACATGAGTTAGTTCCTGTAGGGCAACCATAGTTGGGAGCAGCAGCTCTGGGAGTATCATTACAATAATCATCGGCAACACAGGCTGTTCCGTCTTCAGCCCAAATGTGACGCAATCCTAAAAAGTGGCCTACTTCGTGTGTCATGGTACGACCTTTATCAAAAGAAGTGTCGCCGTAAAGTCCGGTTGGGAAAATATTTCTTGAACCGAAATAAGAATAATTAGCCACAACACCATCAGTATTGGCTGATCCGCCATTAGTATTTAAACCGGTTAGTGTTGAGTTGCTTGGGAATTGAGCATATCCTAAAAGTGAACCGTCAGAGAATTGTACACTCCACATGTTCATATATTGAGTTGGGTCCCAAATCGTACTTGGTTTCACTGTGCTGTTGATGGCTGCAGTTGACCAAGAAGCTTCACAAAGATTGTGTCTTACAATTCCGTTAGTTGGGTTTCCGTTAGGATCTACTTTAGCCAAAGCAAATTGAACCATAGTGTCTGCTCCAACCGCATTAGAGTTAAAACCCGGAGTTCCTGACAAACGTCTGAAATCTTGATTCATTACGGTGATTTGCGACTCTACTTGACCATCTTGGATGTTAGGAGCAGTACCAAGAGCTTGACCGCTGTGGATAACGTGAACTACTACAGGAATAGTGATAATACCACCTGATTCAGAACGGAATTCCGGACTGTTTTTGTATCGTTCAACTAGCGGAGATAGCCAAGCTTCAAATTCAGCATCTGACATTCTTTTCGGATCATTCTCCTGAAGGAAATGCTCATATTCTGTTGACGCACAACGAATCAATCCTTGCGGAGAAACATTGGTGGCCGGTTTTCCAAAAACGGTTTTTTGTTTTGCTTCTTGACTGTATCCTATAGCTAGGGAAAACAGCAGAAACAAAGACATCATTGTAATTTTTTTCATGATTTTTAGTTTATTGAGTAATAAGATGTTGTAAATAGCCGATAAAAGTAAAAAAAAAAGATTCTTGAACGAAAAAAAACCATTAAAAATTGTTTAAACCCAGCAACTTTGTTCTTTTAATTCGTAATAATTTACGGAAAAATAAAATTTAGCCATTATTTTACCACAAAATTGAAACGGGAGGAGTTTTCGGATAAGATTATTGCGGCGTATTTTAAGGATTGATTTCTTGTAGCGTATTCGTTTTGAGCTACTTCCCGTTAAAATTATTCATGGTGTTGTTTAAACCGGCTAAGGCAAAAGATTCTATGATTTCTTTGGCTTTTTCGTAGCGTTCCGGTAGTTTGTTTTTTTCTTCTTCGGTCCACTCGCCTAAAACGTAATCTACTTGTTGTCCTTTTTTGAATTCGTCACTGATGCCAAAACGAAAACGCGGGTATTCGGAAGAGTTTAAAACGAGTTGGATGTTTTTTAAACCGTTGTGTCCGCCGTCGCTACCTTTGGCTTTGATGCGTATGGTGCCAAAAGGCAAATTCAAATCATCGGTAATCACCAAAACGTTTTCTTTGGCGATGTTTTCTTTTTCCATCCAATATTGCACCGCTTTACCACTTAAATTCATGTAAGTGTTGGGTTTCAAAAGGATTAGCTTTCTACCTTTGATGTTGTATTCTGTTATCGTTCCCAGTTTGGCCGTTTCAAAAGACAAGTTTTCTTTTTGTGCCACGTAATCTAAGACTTTAAAACCAATGTTGTGGCGGGTATTGACATATTCGGCACCGATGTTGCCCAGTCCGACGATAAGGTATTTCTTCATTTCCGGTATGTTTTCAGAAGTTGTAGTAGTAGTAAATAATTGGGTCAACCATTTCATGAGACAAAAGTAGCTAATTTGGAAATAAGTTAATTTGAAAATTTGTTTCCCAAAGTTTATAAAGCGCCTTTTGCTTATCATTTAGCCCCGATTGCAGCGGCTACCACGTAGCGCGAAAAGCGGGAATATGGCCCCGAAGCTTCGGGGTAAGAATGCCCGAGCCTTTCGCTCCTCAATAAAAAAGCCCCGTTTTTCAACGAGGCTTTCGGTATAAATTGGAAATGAATTATTTTTTCTTTCCTTTTGCCGGAGCTTTGGCTGCTTTGGCTGCTTCTTGAGCGGCTTTCATAGCGGCACGTGAAATCTTCACTTGACAAACCACGGTGTTGTCCGGGTGCATCAATTTGAAGTTGTTAGTCTCCAATTTGGTAACGTATAATTTGTTACCCATTTGCAATTCAGAGATGTTAGCTTCAACATAATCCGGAAGATTTTTTGGTAAAGCTTTTACTTTTAATCTTCTTTGGTTCAAACGCAAATCACCACCTAACAAAACCCCTGGTGAAGTACCTGTAATTTTCACAGGAACCTCCATAGTGATTTCTTTGCTTTCGTTTAATTGAAAGAAATCAATGTGTAAAATTTTGTCAGACACCGGGTGAAACTGAATGTCTTGAAGAATAACATTGGTAGTTTTTCCAGCCAAATCAACCACAACTGTGTGTGCGTTTGGAGTGTAAACCAAGCCTTTGAATGCTTTTTCTTCTGCTGCAAAATGCTGTGGTGTAGTTCCTCCGTAAATAACGCAAGGGACCATTCCAGCATCACGTAAGGCTTTAGTAGCTTTTTTGCCTACGCTTTCTCTTTCTTGTCCTTTAATCGTAATCGATTTCATTGTAAAAATATATAGTTAATAAATAAAATACTTTTTTGAGCTGACCGCTATTGGCTGTTAGCTTTTTTTTGGCGTTCCCCTTCGGGTCAGGCTTTCCGCAGTACAGGGTACTTGCTCCAATCCTTAACGCAATCTTTTTTTACATCAAGTCAGCTAATTGCTAACCGGTGAAAGCTGACCGCTACATCAAAAACTTCCCACTGATGGAATTGTTGTGTTGCACCATGTGCATTACTTCAGCGAAGAGCGGTGCACAACTCACCACTTTTATTTTGTTCGATTCTTTCTTTAACGGAATAGAATCGGTTACTATTAATTCTAATAATTTAGAGTTTTCTATTTTCTCATACGCTTCTCCCGAAAGGATGGCGTGAGTACATATCGCTCTAACACTTATGGCGCCTTTCTCCATCATCAAATCGGCGGCTTTAGCCAGTGTTCCTCCGGTGTCGATCATATCGTCTACCAAAATCACGTTTCTGCCTTTTACTTCCCCAATCAATTCCATCGTATCAATTACGTTGGCTGCTTTTCTTTGTTTGTAACAAATTACCACGTCTGATTCTAAAAACTTAGAGTAAGCGTAAGCTCTTTTTGAACCGCCCATGTCCGGAGAAGCAATTGTTAAATTTTCTAACTGCAAGCTCTTTACATAAGGTAAAAAGATAGTCGAAGCAAACAAATGGTCCACCGGTTTTTCAAAGAAACCTTGAATCTGATCGGCATGTAAATCCATCGTCATGATTCGAGTGGCGCCGGCAGTTTCCAATAATTTGGCTACTAATTTGGCTCCAATCGGCACTCTTGGTTTGTCTTTACGGTCTTGTCTGGCCCAACCAAAGTAAGGAATTACCGGAGTAATGTGTCGGGCTGACGCTCTTTTCGCAGCATCAATCATTAACAATAGCTCCATTAAATTATCGGCACTAGGAAAAGTAGAACAGACAATAAAAACGCGTAATCCTCTAATGGATTCTTCAAACGAAGGCTGAAACTCGCCATCACTATATCTTGAGAACGTAACTTTACCTAGCGGAATGCCATAGTTTTCAGCTATTTGTTCGGCTAAGTGGACGCTTTGTGAACAGGCAAATATCTTTGCTTCGGGCTCTAAATGCGACATTGTAATTCTTGTTGTTATTCCGCCGCGCCTATACAATTTGGCTTTGACCGTAGTCTGAAGCTTTCAGCATATAATTGCCTCGGAAGTAGTTAGTTAGTTGTGTGTTGCTTTAACGCGGTGCAAATTTAGAAATTAAATCCGACTCTGAAAGTATTTTTTTAGCTATTTTTTTGATGGTATGACAAAAATTTATTTACATTTGCACCCACAAAACACAAATGCCTTAATGCCCGGATGGCGGAATTGGTAGACGCGCACGACTCAAACTCGTGTTCTTAGGAGTGTGGGTTCGATTCCCACTCCGGGTACAAATGAAAAACCTCTCAGTAATGGGAGGTTTTTTTGTTTAAATTTGATTATGTTTTATATATATGCCATATCAAGTTTGAATAGAAATTATATTTATGTTGGGTTAACTGACAATATAGAAAGGAGATTTATGGAACATAATTCAGGAAAAAATAAAACAACAAAACCTTATTTACCATTTCAAGTAATTTACACAGAAGAATTCGAAACCAGAGTGGAGGCAAGAATCCGTGAAAAATATTATAAATCAGGAATTGGAAAAGAAAAGCTGAAGCAGATACGTGAACAGAGAGGATAAAAGGTTCGACCTGCCTGCCGGCAGGCAGGTTCCCACTCCGGGTACAAAAAGAAAAACCTCTCAGTAATGGGAGGTTTTTTTCTTTTCTACGCCTATTTACGTATTTCAACATAAAATTACTATTTTTATCTTGCTGAGGTAAATCAAGCCAAGATGAAAAAGCGCATTTGCATAGTAGAAGACGACAGAGACTTAAGAGAAGCTTTGTGCATGATGATTCAGTTTACCGAACATTATGAACTCGCCGGAAGTTTTGAAAATGCTGAAAAAGCACTTCAGTTTTTGCCCGAAACCGAACCGGACGCCATATTAATGGATATCAATTTGCCCGGTGAAAACGGCATACAATGCGTTACCAAACTCAAAAATATCAATCCCGATTATTTGGTTTTAATGTGTACTTCATATGAAGATGATGAAAAAATTTTCAAAAGCTTGGAAGTGGGTGCCAGTGGCTATATACTAAAAACCGAAGGTCCGGCCAAGATTATCAATGCTTTAGATGAATTGTTTGAAGGCGGAAGTCCAATGAGCAGTAGCATTGCTCGAAAAGTGGTCGCCAGTTTTTCTAAAATGGAATCCCAAAACCGTCTGACGGAGACGCTCACTGCTCGTGAAAAAGAAATATTGGAGTTGTTGGCCAAAGGCCAAATGAACAAAGAAGTCGCCAATCAGCTCGATATCAGTACCGGGACTGTGCGCAAACACATCCAGAATATTTATGAAAAACTACATGTAAATACTCGTGTAGAAGCGGTAAACCTTTATTTAAAACGATAATTTATCGCTTATGAAATCTTATGTTCAACTATTTGTTCTCTTGTTGTGCCTGAATTTGGCAGCTCAAAGTCCGATGGAGAAAAAGAAGTTGAATCAACTAAAAGCTTGTCAAGATAATCCTTGTAAGGTGAAAAGGACTTTTCTTATGGCCGAGCATTTTTTGGAAACTGATGACATCGAATCTTCTCAAAAATGGTTGCAAAAAACCAAAGATTTAGTATCGCCAAAGGTTACTGATACCACAACTGTTTTTATTCACAGTCTGCAGTCGGAATTGTTTTACTACATGGGATTGTTTCAGTTTGGGACTTACGAAGCCAAGAAAGGAATCGAAAAAGCCAAGCAACTCAATGACAGTACACTTATAGCAGATTCCTATTTCTTTCTGGGAATTAACCAAATGGAAATTAATGCTTTTAAAGAAGCCCATCAGTCGCTTTGGCAATCGAGAAATTTTTATCCGAAGCAATGGGCCAAAAAGTACATCAGAAGTTGCATCCAAAACGAGCATATCTACAATAATATTGCCCAATTGAAATTCAAAACCCGTGAATTAGATTCTGCTTTTTGGTACAACAAAAAAGCCTACCAAATGGCTCTACAAAACAACAGTAAGCGTGGAATCCCGAATGCAGAGCAAACTTTCGGTCAGATTTACTACACCAAAAAGCAAAAAGACAGCGCGATTTATTATTTCCAAAAAAGCGTACAATCCGCCCAAAAAAGTGTTTACTATGATATCGTTTTATTAAACTACGCTTATTTGATGGAATGCTATCAGGGAAACCCTGCATTGAGCGATTCGTGGTTTACCAAAGGAACCGATTTAATGAAGCAAAGAATCGTAAACATCGCTTTTCAAAGGTATTTTTACAACATAGCCTTATCGGTTTTTAAAGCCAATAACCAAGTCGAAAAAGCGGCCTATGTGCAAGATAAAATCATAGCCATTGATGATGAAACTCGATTAAAAGGAAACTTTTTCATACAAGACATTACCACGCAATATGCCCAGAATGAAAACAAACTTCTCAATCTTCAAATAGATGAACTGACCCAAGAAAGAAGATACACCTTTTTGCAATTGATAGCGGCACTTTTGGGTGTTTTGTTGTCGGTTTTATTCATTATTATTATTCGAAGAAAAAATAAAGTGCAACAAACCTTATTGAACCAAAAAAATGACATCAGCAAAGATTTGCATGACGATATAGGAAGCGGCTTGAGCAGTATTTTAATTCATGCTGACTTGCTGCTCAAGGACAAAAATGCCGAAGAAAAACAAAAGGTTTTGGCCAATAAAATTGTTCAAACCGGTAAAGAAATTTCCCAACAGCTTAACACTTTTATTTGGTCTTTGAATAATGACAATAATGGTTTGCAAAGTTTTGCGGAATACGTAAAACAATACGGAATGAATTTATTGGAAAGTACCGATATCGAATTTGAATTCACCACCAATATTGCGTCAAAAGAGACTATGGTTATTAACGGCAACCAAAGAAAACATTTGTTCATGTGTGTCAAAGAGTTGCTTAATAATGCCGTCAAACACGCCAAGGCTACCCAAATTGAGGTAGCGATTAATGCCAAGGATAAAAATGTTTTGGAGATAATGGTCCGCGATAACGGTCAAGGAATGAACAAAGAAAACCAGTTTGGTAACGGAATCACCAACGTTAAAAAGAGAGTAGAATTATTAGGCGGAAAGGTAATCTTTGACCAGCAAGCCGGACTCCAAGTAACCATCAATATTCCGTTAAAATAAACAAAGTGGTAATGGTCGTCATTAAGTTTAGATACGCCTTTTGGCGTATTTTTTATTTTTAATCGAATTCGGAATTCCCCTGTTTTAGAGTGTTTAGGGTCTTTTTTGATAAAGTTTAGTATGACAAATATCGTATTGTGAATGTTGATTTAATGAATGAATTTTAGGCATCTTTTTCTACAGTTAATTGGTAACTGTTTGAAAAGCAATCTGCTAAAAGTTCATCACCATGATAAAAAAAATACTACTGTCGTTAATAATTCTTTCAGGATTCGAAAGCAAAGCACAAGTTGGGATCAACACTACAACGCCCAAAGCCCAACTCGAAATCAAATCCTCCAACGAAGCCACGCCGGCCAATAACGATGGTTTGTTAATCCCAAAAATAAATGCCTTTCCGGTGACGAACCCAACGGCTGACCAACAAGGAATGTTAGTGTATTTAACTACTACAGTGGGTGCCAACACACCTGGGTTTTATTTTTGGAACAACCCAACAACAGCTTGGCTTCCTGTAAAAGGAACTGATGGCGGAACACTAGACCAAGCCTACGATTTTGGCGGAGCCGGAAACGGAAGAACCATAACCGCTGATGCGGGCGCAGTCACCATAGCCGGAACAGACGGTTTGGTTTCAACAGGAATTTCTGGAAGTGGTGCTCTGGCACCTTCAGGAGCCGGAACCAGAATGGTTTGGAATCCGAGGAAAGCTGCTTTTAGAGCTGGTGGTGTTAGTGGAACGCAATGGGATGATGCCAATATTGGCAGTGGTTCTGTTGCTTTTTCCGGAGGAACAGCTTCAGGATCTAGTTCCTTTGCAGGAGCAGGATCAACAGCTTCAGCAACTAATTCCTTTGCAGGAGCAGGAGGCACAGCAAACGGACAAAGTTCTGTTGCCTTCGGTCAAGGAACCGTTGTCAATAGTGTAGATTCGATAGCGGCCGGATTTTTTTGTACAACATCTTCATCAAGATCTGTTGCATTTGGGAGTGTTAATACAGCTAGTGGTTCCAGTTCAACTGTTTTTGGAGAAAATTCAACAGCAAGTGGAGGAACAGCAACGGCTTTTGGGAACTCTAATGTTGCCAGTGGAAATATTGCTACAGCATTTGGTAGAAATAATACGGCTTTCAGTTATGGTGAAACTGTTTTAGGAATCGGCGCCACCACTTACACCCCATCAACAAATGGCGCCACACAATTTAGAGCTGCTAATGCCACTGACAGATTATTTGTAATTGGGAATGCCATTGATGCCGATAATGACAATACCGTAGATTTGGCTGAAAGAAGCGATGCGATGGTGGTTTTGAAAAATGGAAGCACCGGTATTGGAACATCTACACCAAATGCCTTACTAGATGTAGCTTCAAACAATAAAGGTGTCATGGTGCCCAGAGTATCTTTGACCTCAGCCAATGTTGCCAGTCCAATAATTAATCCAAATGGAGGAGCTTTACCGGAAAGTACATTAGTATATAATACTGCTACTGCTGGGGCAGGAGCTAATGAAGTCACCCCTGGTTTTCATTATTGGGATGGAACTAAATGGGTAAAATTGGAGGAGAATAATGGGAAAACCAAATATTATACAGCCATTGGAACTTCCAGTATAGTAGGAGTAGGTTCTGCAAAAACACCAATGTCACAAATGCAAATTACTTTTACTCCAAAGTCTAGTGTGGTTTTAGTGAGTTTTTCAGCTTCAGGAAACAATACTTCTCCAGGCACTTTTTCTGATTTTCAATCAGTTGTTTTCTTTGATTTGTTGTTGAATGGATCATTGGTTAAAGGATTTCAAACATCAGAGGTAAATACCGACGAATCTGTGGGCAGAACCACTTGGGACACTAATATTTTATACCCAGTAACAGTTACTCCTTTTGTGACACAAACCATCTCTATTAATTGGGCTAGTAGTACTAGTATTGCGGCTAATATTACAACCCCAATCTCTATACCAAGCTCCTCACTTACCTTAAATTCACATAGGGTTTTGAGTGTAATTGATCCCGAAGGTGGTGGAGGAATTGTAACACCTATTACACCTCCGGTTACCAATCAGTTTTGGAGTATAAACGGGAATTCAGGTACGAATTCTTCAACCAATTTTATGGGAACTCTAGACAATCAAGATGTTGTGTTTAGAAGGAACGGTGCATTATCTGGTAGATTAAATAGTTCAAATACTTCATTTGGCGTCAATAGTTTATTAAATATAACTTCAGGAACGGGAAATACTGCTATTGGGACTTCTGCATTTTCTTCTTTAACGACAGGCTCAAACAATA
Protein-coding sequences here:
- a CDS encoding ATP-binding protein, which produces MAEHFLETDDIESSQKWLQKTKDLVSPKVTDTTTVFIHSLQSELFYYMGLFQFGTYEAKKGIEKAKQLNDSTLIADSYFFLGINQMEINAFKEAHQSLWQSRNFYPKQWAKKYIRSCIQNEHIYNNIAQLKFKTRELDSAFWYNKKAYQMALQNNSKRGIPNAEQTFGQIYYTKKQKDSAIYYFQKSVQSAQKSVYYDIVLLNYAYLMECYQGNPALSDSWFTKGTDLMKQRIVNIAFQRYFYNIALSVFKANNQVEKAAYVQDKIIAIDDETRLKGNFFIQDITTQYAQNENKLLNLQIDELTQERRYTFLQLIAALLGVLLSVLFIIIIRRKNKVQQTLLNQKNDISKDLHDDIGSGLSSILIHADLLLKDKNAEEKQKVLANKIVQTGKEISQQLNTFIWSLNNDNNGLQSFAEYVKQYGMNLLESTDIEFEFTTNIASKETMVINGNQRKHLFMCVKELLNNAVKHAKATQIEVAINAKDKNVLEIMVRDNGQGMNKENQFGNGITNVKKRVELLGGKVIFDQQAGLQVTINIPLK
- a CDS encoding tail fiber domain-containing protein; the protein is MIKKILLSLIILSGFESKAQVGINTTTPKAQLEIKSSNEATPANNDGLLIPKINAFPVTNPTADQQGMLVYLTTTVGANTPGFYFWNNPTTAWLPVKGTDGGTLDQAYDFGGAGNGRTITADAGAVTIAGTDGLVSTGISGSGALAPSGAGTRMVWNPRKAAFRAGGVSGTQWDDANIGSGSVAFSGGTASGSSSFAGAGSTASATNSFAGAGGTANGQSSVAFGQGTVVNSVDSIAAGFFCTTSSSRSVAFGSVNTASGSSSTVFGENSTASGGTATAFGNSNVASGNIATAFGRNNTAFSYGETVLGIGATTYTPSTNGATQFRAANATDRLFVIGNAIDADNDNTVDLAERSDAMVVLKNGSTGIGTSTPNALLDVASNNKGVMVPRVSLTSANVASPIINPNGGALPESTLVYNTATAGAGANEVTPGFHYWDGTKWVKLEENNGKTKYYTAIGTSSIVGVGSAKTPMSQMQITFTPKSSVVLVSFSASGNNTSPGTFSDFQSVVFFDLLLNGSLVKGFQTSEVNTDESVGRTTWDTNILYPVTVTPFVTQTISINWASSTSIAANITTPISIPSSSLTLNSHRVLSVIDPEGGGGIVTPITPPVTNQFWSINGNSGTNSSTNFMGTLDNQDVVFRRNGALSGRLNSSNTSFGVNSLLNITSGTGNTAIGTSAFSSLTTGSNNTAIGSFANISSSLNNATAIGARASVSVDNSLVLGSVNGVNGATATVNVGIGTTTPQERLHVAGKAFLTDGFSADNAALIYRNNTDYMFLGPQSGSSANGAAMALFGSTNTAGGNAGGIDFNVPGSQVRMNHTNGSYVFRANSTSGYTATFELNDVGLQIGHNSAGRDVVFNTASTERMRLTAAGRVGIGTTAPGGQLELSLNEGRKPTSNTWTIPSDARLKNVDGIYQKGLTEILQLKPIQYHYKNTDKKSFDPKVLEKEAYGFLAQEVQQIFPEAVGTDADGYLNFDLHPILVAYTNAFKELHLKNQAAENKNRELELKLQSQEQIINNLIERLEKLEAKN